In a genomic window of Salminus brasiliensis chromosome 12, fSalBra1.hap2, whole genome shotgun sequence:
- the b4galt1l gene encoding beta-1,4-galactosyltransferase 1, whose translation MRDSNVNFNFLHRTCTLVVLLCFLHISVTLFYYVRSWDFKQHFVQSHQGQRKLAAEGEGTEEEAKHTTTFPDLLPNATESTKDLQKCPEPSPLLVGPLRIEFSSPVSLELVRKENPALQNGGRFKPKDCIALQKVAIIIPFRNRDEHLKFWLYYLHPILQRQQLDYGVYIINQDGDDTFNRAKLLNVGYAEALKEYDYDCFVFSDVDLIPMDDRNTYKCFSQPRHLSVSMDKFGFRLPYNQYFGGVSSMSKEQFLKINGFPNNYWGWGGEDDDIYNRLSSKGMSISRPSGAIGKCRMIRHERDKQNDPNPQRFDRIAHTRETMHKDGINSLSYKVLKVEKDRLFTKITVHVGKPPN comes from the exons ATGCGCGACTCGAATGTGAATTTTAATTTCCTGCACAGGACCTGCACCCTGGTGGTGCTCCTGTGCTTTCTTCACATTTCTGtcactttattttattatgtgaGGTCTTGGGACTTCAAGCAGCATTTTGTGCAAAGCCACCAAGGCCAAAGAAAGCTGGCAGCTGAAGGAGAAGGCACTGAAGAGGAGGCGAAGCACACCACCACCTTCCCTGACCTTCTGCCCAACGCTACTGAGAGCACCAAGGACCTCCAGAAGTGCCCAGAGCCCTCGCCTTTGCTCG TGGGTCCACTCCGAATCGAATTCTCCTCTCCGGTCAGCCTGGAGCTCGTGAGGAAGGAGAACCCAGCACTGCAGAATGGAGGTCGCTTCAAGCCCAAAGACTGCATCGCTCTACAGAAGGTCGCCATCATCATCCCCTTCCGCAACCGGGACGAGCACCTCAAATTTTGGCTCTATTACCTGCACCCCATCCTGCAACGGCAGCAACTTGACTATGGGGTCTACATCATTAACCAG GACGGAGATGACACCTTTAACAGGGCGAAGCTCCTGAACGTGGGCTACGCCGAGGCCTTGAAGGAGTATGACTACGACTGCTTCGTCTTCAGCGACGTGGACCTCATTCCCATGGACGACCGCAATACCTACAAGTGCTTCAGCCAGCCCAGGCACCTGTCTGTGTCCATGGACAAATTTGGTTTCAG GCTGCCTTACAACCAGTACTTTGGTGGTGTGTCCTCCATGAGCAAGGAGCAGTTCCTGAAAATCAATGGCTTTCCAAACAACTACTGGGGCTGGGGCGGAGAGGATGATGACATCTACAACAG GCTGAGCTCCAAAGGGATGTCCATATCGAGACCGAGCGGCGCGATTGGGAAATGCAGGATGATTCGCCACGAACGGGATAAGCAGAACGACCCAAATCCTCAAAG GTTTGACCGGATAGCTCACACCAGGGAGACCATGCACAAAGACGGCATCAACTCCTTGTCCTACAAAGTGCTGAAAGTGGAGAAGGATCGGCTGTTCACCAAAATCACAGTGCACGTTGGCAAACCACCAAACTGA